In Glycine max cultivar Williams 82 chromosome 4, Glycine_max_v4.0, whole genome shotgun sequence, the genomic stretch GTTTCTTTATATAACTGAATGCAATTACTAACATTTAACTCGTTCTAGACacataacaatttttttgcttttaggcTTGGCTGAAGGCTTCGGGGAAAACATGCATCCAACTCATGGCTTACTTTATAAGGTACCCTACTATGCGTTTGTCTTCTTACTTTAGTTAAATGGTAAAGAATAATGGACTTTGTAAGCCAGAATACTTGGAAATAAATATGGAGGGAGCTACATTGAGGGAAACATATAGATGCTTGCTTGAGTTTATAAAGTGGCACATGGTTtccacaataattttcaatttgagaattgaaaaacattatgtcttataattcaatatttgatgtttatatatatagtgcTTTTAACTGACAAgttctttttcattttggttttgaatgaagGATGGTATCAAGATGAACTCGAGGAAGCTTTTGGTTCATGATTTTGTGTTGGATTATGATGAGGCAGGACCCAACC encodes the following:
- the LOC100305860 gene encoding uncharacterized protein, whose product is MALKINTFLLVLLLILIPLSSGLAEGFGENMHPTHGLLYKDGIKMNSRKLLVHDFVLDYDEAGPNPRHTKKPGKGP